One Arachis hypogaea cultivar Tifrunner chromosome 2, arahy.Tifrunner.gnm2.J5K5, whole genome shotgun sequence genomic window, GCACAATACTACCACCCTCAACCACTCACAGAAATTAACAACGGTAATGGCAAGGGAGTTCCATTTGAACAGATATGGCAAACAGAAAAATGACGTCGTCTTTCCATCCAGGGACCCATTTGTCCCTAACTTCAATCCACCTTATTACATGTGCACCGTTACGGTGGTCTAGGCCCAACACACGCCAATTCAGCGACACATCACCCCTCTCTGTTACGTTTGGGAGAGCATTTTGCACGGAATGATCGATCCGTTACACATTTTGAATAGTGAGgggagtttttgtatttttagatCGTGAGGAACGAATTTGTCCACGATTTAAAAGCtcagggactaatttgtcctTTTCCCTAAATTTTAAATCTGTTACTGGCTTGTTCTTGTTTGTTCTGGGTTGATTAACTGTTACTGGCTTGTTCTTGTTTGTTCTGAATTGATTTACTGGCTTGTTCTTATTTGTTCTGGGTTGACTAACTAATACTGGATTACTGATTAATGATAAATTGATACCGATAAATTGTTACTGGTTTGttcattcttttatttattttttgttgttaaattttattaaagtttcttGATGATAAATTTGAGTTGGTGCTTAATACTCTTGTTGTATCAAATAGCTCACTACTAGTGCCTGCTGTTCGTGTTTGTTTTTTAGTTCAGAAattatcaaattatattaattattgaatGGCACTGCTCACTACTACTATGATGTGTTGTACTCTGGTTTGTGTCTTCTTCGCTGTTGTGCTGTATTTTTTGGCTCTTTGCTGTTCACTGCAGAgcttttttgtgtttaattaagttaattaaacCTATGCTTTGGGCTTAATTGTGCCTAGATTGTTAAGTTAGTTAATTCAGCATATGTTCTGCTATGCTGTTGTTGTGTTGATGTTTTGTGTTTTGTGATTTCTTTGAGTAGTGATGTGCTGCTGGAAATTGAATTGCTGCTgttttgtgtgtgtttgtgtttgttttactattttgtGATTTAATTATGCTTAGATAGTGACTGTCTTCATGATTATTTATTTCAGTTACGTAGGATTTTGTGATTTCTTTGCATAGTGATGTGTTGTTGGAGATTAAATTGTTGCTGTTTTGTGACTTAATTATGCCTAGATGGTGACTGTCTTCAAGATTTATTGATTTCAGTTATGTaggattttatgtttttttgcaTAATGATGTGCTGCTAGAGACTCGATTGCTGCTGTTTTGTGTTTGTATTTTACTGTTTTTGTGATTTAGTTATGCTTATATTAGTGACTGTTtttatgatttattgattttagttatatagtgttttgtgatttcttgcatagtaattttagaaaattattttgcctaaagattttttttttaaaaaataaaaaatatatacttaatttttttctCCGATTCTTTTTATAGTACTCTCTAAGTtacttttgaaatattttaactaaaaattagactaaatagcaaatacataataatttacAACTAATAGAAATATGATATATCAACTTGAGCCAAAATATTTtttgagcaatgctagggggccagcagttttattgaattttggccagcatgtaaccagcagagaaaggtgagccattggatgaaatctcacaccaatctcacaccatcaaatcatcattgatggctagttgatggctaacaatcacaaaaattgctggccccctaggcttttccatattttttttaaagaactatttttaaaaaataaaaatagaaaaactttACTTACACCATGGCTGAAAAGTGACATCTTGTGTGCCAGTCCAAGACCTCCCTAGAAGAGACGAGAAAACAGTGACAAAAGAAGATACTCGGCTCGCAGGCCCTTCTCCCTCCCCCACTGTTGGTCGCGGCGGCGCTCTCTTCCTCCTCTGTTGCCATCTATGACAACTCGAATAGCACCCGGTGTTGGCGCCAACTTGCTTGGCCAACACTCTGCGGAGAGGAATCAGGACGCAACCGCCTATGTCGGCAATCTGGACCATGAATTGTGCTAGTGGTATGAGATCTGATTGTTTTCCTTTTTAGACTTTAGAGGTGCCATTCCATGTATTGGTCCATGAAACCATCACATTTGTCTGGCAGAGATGAGTAGCGAATGTGTTTGGTTAGTGGATTGCCGTGATTCTTACAAAACATTAAATGTTTACTTTTGGAATTAAGTGATTCGAACGTTAAATAGTAGAGTATGGAGGcaataaaggaaaaaaattattgatCTGAAACTCACGCCTACACTTCATTGAGACACAATGAATACTTGCTAGTGCATACAGTAGCACCCTCGCACCTTAAAAACTCTCTGACATTCACAAGCACTATACACTTaaagttcattttttttatcGCACACTTCTCACTTCACTTTGCACATGCTAACTTGACATGATACACACTTCCCTCACAGCTGCTCACTTCACAGTTCACTCCTTATTGTTACGTACCAGTTCTATGCAAAATATTAACCTAAATCATTTTCCCAAGTCATCTCTCGTTGCAAGATGTTAGTATGTCACTTTTTCCTGCGCATGGAACAAGTCTTTCATATTTACATTAGTTTGTATGAACACTCGTGTTTTCCGTATATGCCCTGCTGTGTTTCTACTATCTCATGTCAATGTCCTCACCATATGATTAGAgtattgattattttattttattatttaaatttttaaggcAACCCAAGATAAAAAGAGCTTGGATGTGGGGGCAAACCTTTTCATTGGCAACCTTGATCCTGTAAGTTACCAAGTTATGCAAGTGCTCAACAAGTTCACATATGTTGAACATTGAAATCTAACATAATTGTTCCTGATGTTACTACAGGATGTAGATGAGAAGCTCTTGTATGACACTTTCAGTGCATTTGGAGTTATTGTTACTAATCCAAAGGTTATTTTCTTCTAATATCTTTCATTACTTCTAGAAGCATCATGATTGTATAGCTTAATTAACGGCTTCTTGCAAGTAGCGGTTGCCAAGTACTTTTCATTTTCCCCTTATCTGCATTTCTCAGTAGAGCAACCAGATATTATTGTTTTATCCTCTGATCACTGGTCCATTCATTTTTGAGCACTTAGCAGTTAGCTGTATACTCCTAAAATGGTTGTGGTCTTACTAAATGAATTTGATGCTGTTCCAATGTATCCTCCAAGAGAAAAGTTTTCTAATTAGTTTTCCGTTAAACGGGTTGGGCAATATCTTTGCAATCGCCAAATTACAGTGTCATATGCTTACAAAAAAGACACTAAAGGGGAACGGCAGGGCATGCCAGCAGGTCAGCCCCTTTTTGTTTTTGTCACTGTGATTAGGTTGCCTTTTGTCACAATACCATATgcttatgttttatgtttgatgCAGAAAGAGTTTTGGCTGCAAGCAATCCCACTGCGCAGAAGAGTAGGCCTCATACGAGATTCGCCAGTGCACCTCCAACACTCGCCAATGTTGCTCAGGCTAATGGTACCATTGCTGTTCCGGTACCTCCTCACCCGTTTGCTAATGGAGTTGCTCCACTTCCCATTCCTGCCCTCCGaccaccaccacccccacctCAAGCAGCAGCATTTCAGCCAATGGCAGGAGCTGGGCAACCACCATGGCATCAACAGCAGCCTGGACTCCCGCCCGGAATGCCCCCACCTCAGGTCCAGCAGTTCCGGCCACCTCCATCTGGTATGCCAATGCCGCCACCTCCACAAGCTGTTTCGGCTCCTCCAAGGCCTCTTCCGCCCCCAGCAGGAATGGTAGGCCAACCACCTGTTTGGcgaccacaaccaccaccaccgcaGCAACAGAGTGGACGACCTATGGCATATCCTCAACCCTCAATGCCTCCACCACCTTCCTATAGCCAGATGCCGCCACCTCAATGAAGGAATTCAACCCGTTTGGAAGGATCCAGTGTCCTATTATATTGAATTTCGCCACTGATTTTTAGCGTTATGTTTCTTAATTAATGTGGTATTAGATACAGTTGCTATCGGCATCCTTGACATTAGGACAGCTAACAGTATAATTAGAATCCAAAGGAGAGATGCTCAACTCTTTAGCCTTGGGTTTGATATTGTTTTTAAGTCACTAATTTTGCAGAGTTCTTTCAAGCAATGGTGAATTGTGAAggtgaatgaaaaataggaaGTAAATATCCAATCTGCCTGTTTTATTTCTGCGATAGACTAAGCCTCCCCTAACAAAAGAACAAGTGACAATGCGGCCTTAATCTTTGCTTTGTGAGATGCATTAGATCTTCTGAATCTGATAGTGAAGTCTGTTAAGAGTAAGCAGAGTGAGTTTTTGTCACGTGAATTCTGTTGTGAAAATCGAATTGGTAATTGAGTTGGTTATATTATTGGTTCattaatttattggtttaatTAGTAGATCACTTATTGAATTGgttaatttgattattattaaataattatataaaatttgaatattttgtataataaatatttttaatatttttttatattaaaataattattattttttaaatttttaataacaaattgattattctatatctattatattattatatactatgtgcaattattaaaaaaataacaccgATCTCATGGAAGACTTTTTCTTGAAGGAGCAAGCAAAAGTCGTTGAAGTTTTCATAGTTGATGATGAATGAACGGTTATGAGAAAAGTTTTGGATTTGGAGGAAACGCTATTGGAGCTCTCTGTCCCATCACCGAAACTTTTTCAATTGATATATTAATGTTTTTCATTCATCATGATGTCATGcttttatgtttagatatttttgtcaaattttaaaatctttcgaGAGTTATTTCGGTGCTttcactattttatttttcatgtttaacaATCTTTCGAATACGATTTTAGtagtttattcttttttttctctctccaatttagGAGAattaaggagagagaaaaaaaactcattagttgtcattttttttaatcataaaaactaTTAAACATCCAAACAAAAGAATATCATATTTCTCATCATTTGTTTTTTTACCCTTCTTTTCTATTTCATTGTGAGTTAACAGTAactgaaataatttaaaattaaaacttatatTGGATATCATATTTGAAATGATATTAGTATTATATATCatgttattttaataaaaaattagtgaaatgttaCCACCTGTGTCCTATTAAATAAACATTGTAacgttattattataatattattattataacgatgtaacaaaaatctaattaaaatatactcaaataaattaaatgtacTCAGTTATGCTCTtgcattttattattctattttttgttattttattatcaatttgATAGAAAAATAGATTCAAATCAATTTAAaataggttttttttttcaattatttacaaaattttaatttttctctcaatctaaatacataaaattttcaattttcacgtccataaaattattaattttgtaattctatattttttattttaattaaatttttagaatttaattaaaattatttgaaataatttaaatataaattaaaatgagaCTAAATATTAAAGTGACAAATTtcacattaaattttaaattaagtttTATGGTCAAATAAATATGTTAGATGGTATtttataaaatccaaaataaaataaaattaaaataatgcatTAAAAATGCTCTATGTAACTctctccttcaagaacttggatAACTGGTTCTGAAAGTCGGATTAAACCGGTCGATCGAATCAATCCAGCCAAGAACTAGAAGGTTTTGCAGTTCAGTCCAGAAAAAAAATCAATTGTTAAAACCGTCCTAAATCGGCCCGGTCTGCTGATTGAACCGAACAAGGTTGAGAACCGGTACGAACTGATCAAATCCAGAGTGAATCGGTGAAAACTGGTCAAACTCGATAACACTGGTTCGACCGAACCGctgaaagttaaaattttttaaaataagtgggGTGGGTTTCGAACCCCTATCCTCAAAGAAAAAACAGCAACTCACAACCACCAGGCTGTCACACTTCTAATTAATATctttacaaattattttatatatatagatatcttttatcaaataatttatttctatttaatttattttaattttagttataaactcactcatttttaaattaattatatttttatttaacaataactataaatttacttattttttcttttcataatcatataatatctattaatattattttttaataaatgcttgtagtatataatagtataatagatataaattaattaataaattattaaaatttgaaaataattatataaaatatttatgatagagtaaaattaacaaaatacttattattcATGTTTCATATAATTTTAGAATAACTAGATattcttaaaatgttagtaaaaatatgtattttaaattttaattttaaatttttgactattttttatttttatttacataggatcGGGTTAACGGTTCAATCAGTAATCCACCGGTTAAACCAATGATCCAATAATCTAGTAACTTGATCGGTTTGATTACTGGTTCGGCTCTGACAactataaaaaaaactattttaaaaatcattttaaagTTGTTGAACCGGTCAGAAACTGGCCGGTCGAATCGAAATGGGACTCGGCCGGTTTTTatgaaaacggcgtcgtttttgcGTTTTGTTTAAAATAGAAGTGCCCGTTCTCGTCCTCAGTCTACTTAAGCCCTTgcccccctcccccctccccccttttCGAGCTCCATTCCTCAGTCTCATCTATACTCTCATTATTTCTCCCCAAAGCACAACCCTAGCCTCCATCGCGCCGCCATTGCTCACCGTCGCCGCCTGGTTCGACGCGGTCGTTCGCCAATCCTCCATTCCCCCGACGCCAGCGTCTCTAGGTCCTGCTCCGCCGTCGTCCCTCGGTCGTGTTCGTCGCCAGCTCCCCGTCGTCCGTCGCCAGCTCGCCAGTGTTCGTCGCCAGCTTCCCGTCGTCTGTGGCTCTCCCTCAAATCTCTGGTCACTGCCCTCGCCGAAGGTAGTGCTCGGATGCTCCGTCAGTGCTCGGTGCTTTTTCTTGGttgattggctttgctcactgcttgataataaattttaaatctgtTACTGGCTTGTTCTTGTTTGTTCTGGGTTGATTAACTGTTGGCTTGTTCTTCTTTGTTCTGAATTGATTTACTGGCTTGTTCTTGTTTGTTCTGGGTTGATTAACTGGCTTGTTCTTGTTTGTTCTGGGTTGATTAACTGTTACTGGATTACTGATTGATGATAAATTGATACCAATAAATTGTTACTGGTTTGttcattcttttatttattttttgttgttaaattttgGTAAAGTTTCTTGATGATAAATTTAAGTTGGTGCTTAATACTCTTGTTGTATCACATAGCTCACTACTAGTGCCTGCTGTTCGTGTTTGTTTTTTAGTTCAGGAattatcaaattatattaattattgaatGGCACTGCTCACTACTGCTATGCTGTGTTGTACTCTGGTTTGTGTCTTCTTCGCTGCTGTGCTGTGTTTTTTGGCTCTCTGCTGTTCACGCAGAgcttttttgtgtttaattaagttaattaaacCTATGCTTTGGGCTTAATTGTGCCTAGATTGTTAAGTTAGTTAATTCAGCATATGTTCTGCTGTGCTGATGTTTTGTGTTTTGTGATTTCTTTGAGTAGTGATGTGCTGTTGGAAATTGAATTGCTGCTGTTTTGTGTGTGTTTGTGATTGTTTTACTGTTTTGTGATTTAATTATGCTTAGATGGTGACTGTCTTCATGATTATTTATTTCAGTTATGTAGGATTTTGTGATTTCTTTGCATAGTGATGTGCTGCTGGAGATTGAATTGCTGCTGTTTTGTGACTTAATTATGCCTAGATGGTGACTGTCTTCAAGATTTATTGATTTCAGTTATGTaggattttgtgttttttttgcaTAATGATGTGCTGCTGGAGACTCGATTGCTGCtgttttgtgtttgtgtttgtgttttactGTTTTTGTGAACTTAGTTATGCTTACATTGGTGACTGttttcatgatttattgattttatttatatAGTGTTTTGTGATTTCTTTGCGTAGtgattttagaaaattattttgtctaaagatttttttaaaaaatgggaAAATATATACTGAATTTTTTCCTCCGATTTTTTATAGTACTCTCTAAGTtacttttgaaatatttttttaattttttgcccACTGTGTGTTTTGGTtgtttttaattatgaattttgatgtttaaagtttaatattaaattatgaataatttattacataaaattgtaaaattttaaattttattaagttaggaattattaaatttatatatttaaaattatatataaattttttaataattttatttaatatttaattaaaccagtTGAAACCTGGTCGGACCAATAAATTATTAAACCAATGATTTTACCTGTTTATTGACCAGTCCGGTTTTCGCAACCTTGATTATTTGTTTAGTCCTTAAAAAATATCactgaaaaagatattttaacaaacaagaaaagaaaaaatattttcaaatatttgtgttttaaaataaaaaaatataattaaaaaaagctAGATGTTTTCTTCAAAAACCCTACAAGAACCCTAATACCACAGCATGAGTTGCAAAACACCATAACTGACACGACAAGGgtgctttctcttctttctcctaCTCTCTCAATCGGCTTTCTCACCGGTAGCATGAATTCCGGCGGCGGAGCATAGTCCATCGGTGACTTAACAGCACTTATAGGTTCTTCTCTCTTCATTTCCGCTCTCTGACTCtgctttcttttcccttttagaATCTCGTCCTCTGTTTACTGTTTTTCCTTATTtgggtttcttcttcttcttcctgttTGTGTTGGCTGTTCACTGGTGATTAAGTTTAATTAGGATTTGACGATGTTAACTGCATGTTCTGTTTTACTTTTACTTAGACTATGGAGGCGATTATGATGATGAATGGTTCTGACAGTGTACGATTTCTTGTTTTCGAACATTTGTATATGTCATATATTGATACAGAATGATGTTACGTGTGTTTGTCCAAATAGCTCTTGATAACGTGCCATCTTGCATGTTGAATCGTTGATACTTGTTATGATACTGGTGTTTATTGTGGATGAACTTTGATGTGTTgcagttataaatttatttagtttCAGCAATGTCGTCATCATCCGAAGATGAGTCAATGTCCGAGATGGAAGAACAAGAGAATCAGAATAAAGAAATGAAGCATGAAAATGGAGTGCTTGATTACATAATGAGCTTGGAAAGTGTGCCAACAAATCTCCCTCCacatcttgagcttctcatgaccCGGGTCCTCTGCAACAACGATGCTCCTCAGCATGTAAAACCTTGCTATCTCtatgttcattttttattttagtctgTTTTTTCCTGATGGTTCTCTCAAATCCAGTTTGTTATTTTGGTATTTGTGTTCTGTGTTTGTATGATAGGAGTTAATGAGTTTCAATGAAAACTTGTAGTTTTTTTTTCAGCTTATTTCACTTTTTGAGTGATTAAGTAATAAGTATATGCTGGttctaaattttcttttctttttcttttttatcggTTGCTTGCTATTTATGTTTTCCTATGTTGATGTTTGTAGACAGATACCATACAGTATTCTGGTGCTTATGCAGCATTAGGTGTTGATAATAGCTTGCGGTTAGATAAtttcaatcaaaacttcaaagtTGAAGTGAAGCGGCTCACAGATGATGACATAGAGTTTGATATGATTGGTATTGATCCTTCACTTGCCAATGCATTTCGAAGAATCCTTATATCAGAGGTGAAATGTTTATTTAATACTTTCCTCAATATTTATAATCAGTATGTCAGACTTGTTTATCTTAAATATTGCATCATTTATATTCCATTTTGAAGTGCTTTGGTACATTTGGTTGGAATAAAAGGTTCCTTAATGATTCTTTTTTTAATGCCTTTGATGTTCCTCTCTAGCCGATATTAAGAGGGATTTGCATCCATTGTTACATAGTGTACCCATGTAGGTCTTAGCTAACTTTCTCATATTTATTTGTGGATTTCGTATCCTCATCTTTATGCTTTCTCCTCAATGAAATTTCT contains:
- the LOC112722780 gene encoding uncharacterized protein — its product is MPAERVLAASNPTAQKSRPHTRFASAPPTLANVAQANGTIAVPVPPHPFANGVAPLPIPALRPPPPPPQAAAFQPMAGAGQPPWHQQQPGLPPGMPPPQVQQFRPPPSGMPMPPPPQAVSAPPRPLPPPAGMVGQPPVWRPQPPPPQQQSGRPMAYPQPSMPPPPSYSQMPPPQ